One genomic window of Desulfitobacterium chlororespirans DSM 11544 includes the following:
- a CDS encoding LysR family transcriptional regulator: protein MDTYQLKIFIAVSKFQSISKAAKVMHLSQPAVSTHIKNLEEYYRGPLFERTQQGVSLTKAGQVFYTYAQRILTIQEEMEQQLEITMQHENNQIIVGASTTIGNVSLPCSIYLFKEEYPEVNIRLEIANAEEILRKVKAEQVDFGVVEILPEMPGISTHHVTSDELVLIVPPAHPAPTDKITLKEFLSQPLIMREPGSGTHKVLAQFLEAQGYTFKELNIITEMTTIDAIKSAVQAGMGGAVVPRLSVKKEVYQGSLRALTIMDLDMPLNYNIIKFEHHYLSSKTRQLIKFLTDPEERFLC from the coding sequence TTGGACACTTACCAGTTGAAAATTTTCATCGCTGTATCTAAATTTCAAAGCATTTCTAAGGCTGCTAAAGTCATGCATTTAAGCCAGCCCGCGGTGAGTACACATATAAAAAATTTAGAAGAGTATTACAGGGGTCCCTTATTTGAACGGACACAGCAAGGCGTTTCTCTTACGAAAGCAGGGCAGGTCTTCTATACCTATGCCCAACGGATCTTGACAATTCAAGAAGAGATGGAACAGCAATTGGAAATTACCATGCAACATGAGAATAATCAAATTATTGTGGGCGCAAGTACAACGATTGGCAATGTTTCCCTTCCTTGTTCAATCTACTTGTTTAAAGAAGAATATCCCGAAGTAAATATTCGGCTCGAAATTGCCAATGCCGAAGAAATACTGCGTAAAGTCAAAGCAGAGCAAGTGGATTTTGGTGTGGTGGAAATACTTCCTGAAATGCCAGGAATCAGTACCCATCATGTTACTTCAGATGAATTGGTATTGATTGTTCCCCCAGCTCACCCCGCTCCAACCGATAAAATTACTTTAAAGGAATTCTTAAGTCAGCCATTAATTATGCGTGAACCTGGATCGGGGACTCACAAAGTGCTGGCTCAATTCCTTGAAGCTCAAGGTTATACTTTTAAAGAGCTTAATATAATTACTGAAATGACCACCATAGATGCCATTAAGTCTGCCGTGCAAGCAGGGATGGGGGGAGCTGTCGTACCTCGTTTATCCGTAAAAAAGGAGGTTTATCAAGGCTCTCTTAGGGCCCTTACGATTATGGATTTGGATATGCCCTTGAATTATAATATTATTAAGTTCGAACATCATTATTTGTCTTCTAAAACCAGACAATTAATCAAATTTCTCACGGATCCGGAAGAACGTTTTCTATGTTAA
- a CDS encoding YeeE/YedE thiosulfate transporter family protein: MGKKLEIIYKGPWAYWVGAAVLAILNMLVLVIRKRPWGITTNIEEWSVWMGSKIGLVSNIDINLKQLLLSDGTYLNLGVILGAFWATLAASQARFHPIKDKKFAISALIGGILMGYGARVAYGCNIGLVLNGIASSSLSGWIFAVAVFMGAWLGAKLLVRFLL, from the coding sequence CTGGAGATTATTTATAAGGGACCTTGGGCTTATTGGGTTGGTGCGGCGGTATTGGCCATTTTAAATATGCTGGTTTTGGTAATCAGAAAAAGGCCTTGGGGGATTACTACAAACATTGAGGAATGGTCTGTATGGATGGGTTCAAAGATCGGCTTAGTTAGTAATATAGATATTAACCTTAAGCAATTGTTATTATCTGATGGAACATATTTAAACCTGGGCGTGATTCTGGGAGCTTTTTGGGCGACACTCGCTGCTTCCCAGGCACGTTTTCATCCGATTAAGGATAAAAAATTTGCGATTTCTGCGTTAATCGGCGGAATTCTTATGGGCTATGGGGCTCGTGTTGCCTACGGATGCAATATTGGCTTGGTACTCAATGGTATTGCTTCAAGTTCGCTGTCAGGATGGATTTTCGCTGTTGCAGTGTTTATGGGGGCTTGGCTGGGAGCGAAACTTTTAGTGCGGTTTTTGTTGTAA